The Burkholderiales bacterium DNA segment CGGTCGATTATCCGCATGCCTCCAAACCTTGTCAATTTAGGAGCGCAGTGGCTTGCTGCATATAACTAAAACCGGCAAACCCGTGTGTGGACAAGCAAAGAATGTCGCAAATCGTGTGCGCCAGAAAGCAAAAAGCCGGTGTCAAGACCGGCTTTTTGCGCGAACCATGGGCCTACATGGCAAGAACCCATTGCACCAAAGTTTTTGCTTCGTCGTCTTTTACGTTCGGATTCGGCGGCATCGGAATCTGGCCCCAGACACCGACGCCGCCTTTTTTGACCTTCTCGGTCAGTTTCGTCTCGGCAGCCTTATCGCCTTTGTATTTGGCGGCGACTTCCTTGAACGCCGGGCCGACGAGTTTTTTGTCGACGTCATGACAGGCCAGGCAGTTGTTCTTCTGCGCGAGCGCCTTTGCAGCTGCGTCGTCGGCGGCAAACGATGGCGCTGCCCATGCCAGCGAGGCGGCGGCGATCAAACTCATTACACTAAATTTGTTCATATGCGCTCTCCTTGAGTGACTCGGTGCGATTCTAGACGCCGTCGCTGTTTTTACAAACGTCGATCAGAGTTGCGAGATCGTCGATGGGCGGCAAACATGTAACGCCGTGGCAGACCCACGCGTTGACAGTTTCGCTGCCCGGCTTGTCGAGCGCCGCGGGAAGATTTTTCGCGCCGGCCGGAATGGCGAGCGTCACGGTATTCGGCAAATAATGCTCTTGTAGCGCGCGCTGCCACACCGCCAGATCGTCAGTCGATTGACCGCGCAGGATGACGATCCGCGGCGGCTCCAAAGCCTCTTCGAGCGCTATCGCAAGGCTGGTAAAGCCACCTGGCTGGCGCTGCATGGCCGGGTAAAAAAGTTGCA contains these protein-coding regions:
- a CDS encoding c-type cytochrome, encoding MNKFSVMSLIAAASLAWAAPSFAADDAAAKALAQKNNCLACHDVDKKLVGPAFKEVAAKYKGDKAAETKLTEKVKKGGVGVWGQIPMPPNPNVKDDEAKTLVQWVLAM